The DNA segment GAATTTTATTTAAATCCCGGATTATATTGTCTAATTGTATTACAGAAGTAGTGAGGTGATTTAAGTATTCTTTTTGATCAGTCTCAGAAATTCCGTCCTCATTTAAAAAATCAGCGATACCAATAATATTTGCAGTTGGTGCCCGCAAATTGTGCGAAACCATAAATGTAAACTGCTCCAGATCGCAATTACGATTTATCATTTCCTTGATTAATTTCTCACGTTGAACTTCAGCTTTTTGAAGCTTTAAATTTAACTCAGATAATTCTATAGCCTTAAGTGTTCTTTCTTTATTCTGGACTGCCAGTTCATCATTTGCTAATTGCAATTCGGAACTGCGTTTTACTTTTTCGCTATTTTCGAATTCTAATTTTTTATTTGCTATAATCAATTCTGCTGCTCTCTTTTCTTTTTCATTGTTCTGAAAAAGTAACTCCTCATTTGCAAGAAATAGCTCAGCGGCACGCGCCTCTTTTTCTTTATTTTGGTAGGCTAGTTCGATATTTGCCAGAATTAATTCTGCAGCTCGTTTTTCTTTCTCAGAATTCTGGTATGCTAATTCTATGTTGGCGATAACTAATTCTGCTGCACGTTTTTCTTTTTGTTCGTTTTGGTAAGCTAGTTCACTATTCAGAATGAGTAATTCATATTCACGCTTTGTCTGCATTTCATTCTGTTTTTCCAACTCATTGTTTAGTTGGGTTAACTGAAATGAAGTCATAGTGTTTTTTATTTTAGGTAGTTTCATTTGGAAAATTCTTTTTTATAAGATGATTTATAGCATACAATTGCCCACCTCTTTTATACGTTATTTTGATCGTTTTGTTTATGAAATGCGAATCTTTAAGCATAAATAATAAGGGAAAATCTGTCAGATTTTTGATGGGGTAAATATTGCCCGAGTTTAAATAACATGTTTTAATGACTTATTTAGAGGAAATGAAGTGCTTAGAAATAATGAAAAAAATTTTTGGATGAAGTTAATATAAATCGTAATATTGCGATGTAATGGGAATTTCAAAAACAGAAGAATTTACGGTAAGAGACAACAAAGTTGCTCAATATGCCAAAGCACTGGCACATCCTGCCCGTGTAGCGATCATTGAAGTTCTTTTAAAAAAGAACTCATGTATCTGTGGTGATATAGTGGATGAATTACCTTTGTCTCAGTCAACCGTGTCTCAGCACTTGAAAGAATTGAAGTCTGCCGGATTGATCCAGGGAGATATTGAAGGAGTAAAAACTTGTTATTGTATAAATGAAAAAGAGTGGCTTCAGGCTAAGCAATATCTGAATGCACTGTTTGATAAGTTAGTTGTTAAGAAAAATTGTTGCTAAAAAAATTTAACTTTATTAATCGTAATATTACGTTAGCTATGGAAAACAAAACCCCCGAACAAA comes from the Bacteroidota bacterium genome and includes:
- a CDS encoding winged helix-turn-helix transcriptional regulator, translating into MGISKTEEFTVRDNKVAQYAKALAHPARVAIIEVLLKKNSCICGDIVDELPLSQSTVSQHLKELKSAGLIQGDIEGVKTCYCINEKEWLQAKQYLNALFDKLVVKKNCC